A stretch of the Notamacropus eugenii isolate mMacEug1 chromosome 2, mMacEug1.pri_v2, whole genome shotgun sequence genome encodes the following:
- the LOC140529757 gene encoding flavin-containing monooxygenase 1-like, producing the protein MVKRVAIVGAGVSGLTSIKCCLEEGLEPTCFERSADIGGLWQFTEHVEEGRASIYKSVVTNSSKEMSCYSDFPFPEDFPNFVPHSLFLEYLKMYAKKFNLLKCIQFKTIVCNVKKCPDFSTSGQWEVTTEHEGKQESAIFDAVMVGTGYLTNPFLPLDTLPGINTFKGKYFHSREYKHLDIFKDKRVLVIGMGNSGTDIAVEASHVAKKVFLSTTGGAWLISRVFDHGYPWDMVFTTRFQSALRSYLPTSVVNWLFGQKANSWFDHANYGLVPEKRNFLREPILNDELPGQIISGKVLIKPKVEKVKENSVVFKNTPEEEPVDIIVLATGYTFAFPFLDESVVKVENNQASLYKYIFPAHLEKPTLAVIGLIKPLGALTCTTEVQARWVTRVLKGLNKLPPPEVMREDINTRKANKPTGFGLHFDQVLQTDCVPYLDELLSFINAKPDLLSLLLKDPLLAFKVFFGPLTPYQYRLTGPGKWDGARNAILTQWDRTIKATKTRVVQEPPDTFSYLLKVFSFLALLMAVFFIF; encoded by the exons ATGGTCAAGCGAGTTGCAATTGTTGGAGCTGGTGTGAGTGGTCTCACCTCCATCAAATGCTGCTTGGAAGAGGGGCTGGAGCCCACCTGCTTTGAAAGGAGTGCTGACATTGGAGGGCTATGGCAATTCACA GAACATGTTGAAGAGGGCAGGGCAAGCATTTATAAATCTGTTGTTACTAACAGCAGCAAAGAAATGTCCTGTTACTCAGACTTTCCTTTTCCAGAGGATTTTCCAAACTTTGTGCCACATTCCCTATTTCTGGAATATCTAAAGATGTATGCAAAGAAGTTCAACCTTCTGAAATGTATCCAATTCAAG acCATTGTCTGCAATGTGAAAAAATGTCCAGATTTCTCTACCTCTGGCCAGTGGGAGGTAACCACTGAACATGAAGGGAAGCAAGAATCAGCCATATTTGATGCTGTTATGGTCGGCACTGGTTATCTCACTAACCCATTCTTGCCACTTGATACTTTACCAG gtATCAACACCTTTAAAGGTAAGTACTTTCACAGCAGGGAGTACAAGCATCTAGATATTTTCAAGGATAAGAGAGTCCTTGTGATTGGCATGGGGAACTCTGGCACAGACATTGCTGTGGAGGCCAGTCACGTGGCCAAAAAG GTCTTCCTCAGCACCACTGGAGGTGCATGGCTGATCAGTCGAGTTTTTGACCATGGGTATCCTTGGGACATGGTGTTCACTACTCGATTTCAAAGTGCATTAAGAAGTTACCTCCCAACTTCAGTTGTAAACTGGCTATTTGGCCAAAAGGCAAATAGCTGGTTTGATCATGCAAACTATGGTTTGGTTCCAGAAAAAAG GAATTTCCTAAGAGAACCGATACTGAATGATGAGCTCCCAGGACAGATAATTAGTGGGAAAGTGTTGATCAAACCCAAGGtggagaaagtaaaggaaaactCTGTGGTATTTAAGAATACTCCAGAAGAAGAGCCTGTTGATATCATTGTCTTGGCCACAGGATATACTTTTGCTTTCCCTTTCCTTGATGAGTCTGTAGTGAAAGTTGAGAACAACCAGGCCTCTTTATATAAGTACATATTCCCTGCACATCTGGAAAAACCAACACTGGCTGTCATCGGCCTAATCAAGCCTTTGGGAGCCTTGACATGCACAACAGAAGTACAAGCCCGATGGGTCACACGAGTCCTAAAGG gcTTAAATAAACTACCACCACCAGAGGTCATGAGAGAAGACATTAACACAAGGAAAGCAAATAAACCAACCGG GTTTGGTTTACACTTCGATCAGGTTTTGCAAACAGACTGTGTCCCATACCTAGATGAGCTCTTGTCTTTCATCAATGCAAAACCCGATTTATTATCTCTGCTCCTGAAGGACCCACTACTGGCTTTTAAGGTTTTCTTCGGCCCCCTTACCCCATACCAGTACCGTCTGACTGGCCCAGGGAAGTGGGATGGAGCCAGGAATGCCATTCTGACCCAGTGGGACCGGACAATCAAGGCAACAAAAACTCGAGTTGTACAAGAGCCTCCAGATACTTTTTCCTACCTACTCAAAGTCTTCAGCTTTTTAGCTCTACTTATggctgtattttttattttctaa